From the genome of Synergistetes bacterium HGW-Synergistetes-1, one region includes:
- a CDS encoding type IV pili twitching motility protein PilT produces the protein MPIFDINNLLLDGVMSSASDIHICAGAKPALRINGTLVRRPYAEQITKEGMDNVINTLLSPEQLSRFNEEREFDFSFNFSSGPDFKQRFRGNFSFERGNPVLALRIITPIIRTVKQLMLPEEVRNISHKNNGLFIVTGPTGSGKSTTLAAMIQEINLTRPTHIITIEDPIEYIYSSAESMIHQREVGSDTKSFSEALRRAMRQDPDVIMIGELRDLETISAAVTAAETGHLVLTTLHTPDAPQSIDRIIDVFPSGQQQQIRIQLSSILIGILSQQLVPLVTETGRMVATELLIANNAVKNYIREAKTSQIKNAIQTGSALGMHTMDQDLARMYREGLISRKNAIAYAYDLKDLERFMGD, from the coding sequence TTGCCAATTTTTGACATTAACAACCTTCTGCTCGACGGTGTAATGAGCAGTGCAAGCGACATACATATTTGTGCGGGAGCAAAACCCGCACTAAGGATCAACGGTACACTCGTAAGACGTCCATATGCTGAACAAATTACGAAAGAAGGCATGGACAACGTTATCAACACTCTTCTCTCTCCGGAACAGCTCAGCAGGTTCAACGAAGAGAGAGAATTCGATTTCAGTTTCAACTTCTCAAGCGGGCCTGATTTCAAACAGCGATTCAGGGGAAATTTCTCTTTTGAAAGAGGTAACCCTGTTCTCGCGCTCAGGATAATCACACCGATAATCAGGACCGTCAAACAACTTATGCTGCCGGAAGAGGTCAGAAACATTTCCCACAAAAACAACGGGCTGTTTATAGTTACAGGACCTACCGGATCGGGAAAATCAACAACGCTTGCAGCTATGATCCAGGAGATAAATCTGACGCGGCCGACTCATATAATCACGATAGAAGACCCTATCGAATACATATACAGCTCTGCTGAATCAATGATCCACCAGCGTGAAGTCGGAAGCGACACCAAAAGCTTTTCAGAAGCGCTCCGGCGAGCAATGAGACAGGACCCTGACGTTATAATGATAGGAGAACTCAGGGACCTTGAGACCATCTCTGCGGCAGTTACGGCAGCAGAGACAGGACATCTTGTGCTGACTACGCTTCACACGCCCGACGCACCTCAAAGCATAGACAGGATAATAGACGTGTTTCCTTCAGGGCAGCAGCAGCAGATCAGGATACAGTTGTCGTCGATCCTCATCGGTATCCTCTCGCAGCAGCTCGTACCCCTTGTTACTGAAACAGGACGAATGGTGGCTACAGAACTTCTGATAGCAAACAATGCCGTAAAGAACTACATAAGAGAGGCCAAGACCTCTCAGATCAAAAACGCTATTCAGACAGGTTCCGCCCTCGGCATGCATACCATGGACCAGGATCTGGCACGAATGTACAGAGAAGGTCTCATAAGCAGAAAAAATGCGATCGCTTATGCTTATGACTTAAAAGATCTTGAAAGATTCATGGGAGATTGA